In Aspergillus nidulans FGSC A4 chromosome II, a single window of DNA contains:
- a CDS encoding uncharacterized protein (transcript_id=CADANIAT00003913), whose product MLSGVHHCPGSRFNVYRYRRGMSLPPAMARRTQSIKLFATMSGLFFHAAASRPTY is encoded by the exons ATGCTCTCGGGCGTACATCACTGCCCAG GCAGTCGTTTTAATGTGTACCGCTATCGGCGCGGAATGTCGTTGCCTCCAGCCATGGCGCGACGAACCCAGAGTATCAAGCTGTTCGCGACAATGTCTGGGCTCTTTTTCCATGCGGCGGCTAGTAGACCTACATACTGA
- a CDS encoding protein dbaD (transcript_id=CADANIAT00003917): MTEQPPQNHSVDLNQNEDNNENDYRSSSATDAERPCEPKIEESTAKPPTGPPAPPPPPNGGLVAWLHVIGGFMLFFNTWGIMNAFGVFQTYYESGALFERSSSDISWIGSIQATMLLLVGFFTGSIYDRGYLRALLVVGSFCIVFGHMMLSLCKTYGQVLLAQGFCVGIGAGCLFVPCVSVLPTYFSSRLGTALGLAVSGSSMGGVIYPIVLNELIGPLGFGWSVRVIGFIALGTLLVPIAVMKQRVKPPRARALIDWSAFSDIPYMAFTLASLLAFMGLFALLFYISYFGAAKPITDTRMAFYIVPILNAASCFGRTIPNAMADKIGPFNLIAPCCLAVGVLILCLLAVTTEAGLIVIALLSGFFGGALIGLPPLCFVALTKDKTKIGTRIGMGFGMVGLGVLAGGPAGGAILSHSHHSNWTGLWVYGGVTSLVAGFIICIAV, encoded by the exons ATGACAGAACAACCTCCGCAGAACCACTCGGTGGACCTCAACCAGAATGAAGACAACAATGAGAATGACTATAGGAGCTCCTCTGCGACCGATGCTGAACGTCCCTGTGAGCCAAAGATCGAAGAATCAACCGCGAAGCCCCCCACTGGACCTCCTGCCCCTCCTCCGCCCCCCAACGGTGGCCTAGTCGCGTGGCTACACGTCATCGGTGGCTTtatgctcttcttcaatacTTGGGGAATCATGAATGCTTTCGGGGTCTTTCAAACATATTATGAATCGGGTGCTCTGTTCGAAAGATCGTCGTCCGACATCTCATGGATCGGGTCTATTCAGGCGACCATGCTATTGCTGGTGGGTTTCTTCACGGGCTCGATCTACGACCGCGGATACTTGCGCGCTCTTCTGGTTGTCGGCAGCTTCTGTATTGTTTTCGGGCACATGATGCTTAGTCTCTGCAAAACATACGGCCAAGTGCTCCTCGCGCAGGGATTCTGCGTCGGGATAGGTGCTGGCTGCCTCTTCGTTCCCTGCGTCTCTGTCCTGCCCACCTATTTCAGCTCCAGGCTCGGTACGGCCCTGGGGCTGGCCGTGTCTGGCTCCTCTATGGGTGGTGTCATCTACCCAATCGTCCTTAACGAGCTTATCGGTCCCCTCGGTTTTGGCTGGTCCGTCCGCGTCATCGGCTTCATCGCGCTGGGCACTCTTCTGGTCCCCATCGCCGTCATGAAGCAGCGCGTGAAGCCTCCCCGGGCACGCGCACTCATCGACTGGTCCGCCTTTTCAGATATCCCCTATATGGCCTTCACCTTGGCCTCCCTTCTCGCTTTTATGGGTCTCTTTgcccttctcttctacaTCTCTTACTTCGGAGCCGCCAAACCCATCACCGACACCCGCATGGCTTTCTATATTGTCCCGATTCTCAACGCCGCCTCCTGTTTCGGTCGAACTATTCCGAACGCTATGGCAGACAAGATAGGCCCTTTTAACCTTATCGCACCGTGCTGTCTCGCTGTCGGCGTTCTCATTCTGTGCTTGTTAGCCGTGACCACCGAAGCTGGCTTGATCGTCATCGCGCTGCTCTCGGGTTTCTTCGGCGGTGCTCTAATCGGCCTGCCACCGCTCTGCTTTGTTGCCTTGACCAAGGATAAGACAAAAATCGGTACTCGAATCGGCATGGGTTTCGGCATGGTCGGCCTCGGTGTCCTGGCCGGTGGCCCGGCCGGCGGTGCTATCCTCTCTCATTCCCACCATTCCAACTGGACTGGCCTCTGGGTATATGGAGGCGTGACTTCCCTGGTAGCAGGTTTTAT CATTTGTATAGCCGTCTAA
- a CDS encoding protein dbaE (transcript_id=CADANIAT00003918): MTIRIPSGEEADYTLHLPRILCLHGGGTNARIFRMQCRVLERFLRSTFRFVYAEAPFAAQPGSDVTSVYKDHGPFKAWLRCTAADPDRSAQEVVKKINLSIATAMYDDDMRGATGEWIALLGFSQGAKVAASILYAQQTIQQRLGERAATRPRFRFAVLMAGRGPLVWLLPETSSGPGSIPMGLVDAASPSMLDSEPELPTDSTEHMLRLPTLHVHGLRDPGLSLHRRLLRSYCQSDSVSLVEWEGEHRVPLKTKDVTAVVDQIYALARDTGVLDSWC; this comes from the coding sequence ATGACCATCCGAATCCCCAGCGGAGAAGAGGCAGATTacaccctccacctccctcGCATCCTCTGCCTCCACGGCGGCGGCACCAATGCGCGCATCTTCCGCATGCAGTGCCGTGTCCTTGAACGGTTCCTTCGGTCCACCTTTCGCTTCGTCTATGCCGAGGCACCCTTTGCTGCCCAGCCCGGCTCAGACGTAACATCCGTCTACAAGGACCATGGCCCCTTCAAGGCCTGGCTGCGTTGCACGGCAGCAGATCCGGACCGGTCCGCTCAGGAGGtcgtcaagaagatcaacctctccatcgccaCGGCCATGTACGACGACGATATGCGCGGCGCTACGGGGGAGTGGATAGCGCTACTTGGTTTCAGTCAGGGCGCCAAAGTCGCAGCAAGCATCTTATACGCGCAACAGACGATCCAGCAGCGGCTAGGTGAGAGAGCGGCGACCCGGCCGCGTTTCCGGTTCGCGGTATTGATGGCCGGGAGAGGGCCATTGGTGTGGCTACTGCCAGAAACGAGTAGTGGTCCTGGTTCTATCCCCATGGGCCTCGTCGATGCGGCTAGTCCGTCCATGCTGGATAGTGAGCCCGAGTTACCAACCGATAGCACAGAACATATGCTCCGACTGCCGACATTACATGTCCATGGATTGCGGGACCCAGGGTTGAGCTTGCACCGTAGGCTACTGCGTAGCTATTGTCAGTCAGATTCAGTGTCATTAGTCGAGTGGGAAGGTGAGCATCGTGTGCCACTCAAGACCAAGGATGTCACAGCTGTGGTGGACCAGATCTACGCCTTGGCGCGCGACACCGGTGTCTTGGATTCTTGGTGTTGA
- a CDS encoding protein dbaA (transcript_id=CADANIAT00003914), producing MSQHVKSPEPTESPKPRQKPGAACEECRRRKLRCDRRQPQCRLCEASGVECQVITARPSRGPKPALEGALLQQSTTNFSGPTDDHPLDTPMLDDQIDLSGWQLPVMDDESSLNGVYAASKANSSSGTIMTNAGSGVNSISPPHRSSSIPVELTMPDVGSHIKGMENVEDICEPKISDLIQADLDQLYFDRIHHFMPIQHQSCYFSWRRQPIKTEAQSCLQYAIWTLGASVSALHENIGHSFYQYARRGLEALDSKNMSLASTDLEQVQAWLLLAIHEFMSVDFRRGWISAGRAFRLIQLNWLHGTDGWDLTRAQTDWIETEQKRRTFWMAYCLDRFMSMRTGSPPTFSERVAIRLPCPEANFQNDQPILMGFLSDALAADTSITSTFTECIVVATISGRALSHRNQCLAGDLYFSAVDDFWNRHQWINAILTQRMEAFSAKYPLDMQQQTDPMLLFISLMWRTIILHLYQTMACVIPSHDEKRDLVTEYKKRSSAAAQEIVDLTNKLSHLNSLKVHPLTPIPLSLCVEFLILYHKPGDVFTKQLQDITEAMRNLKRFSNLGQEVLQLFDDQLLTTSPFQSSTVH from the exons ATGTCTCAACATGTCAAAAGCCCAGAGCCCACCGAATCCCCAAAACCCCGTCAGAAACCCGGCGCTGCATGTGAAGAGTGCAGACGCCGAAAGCTGCGGTGTGATCGCCGTCAACCGCAATGCAGACTGTGCGAGGCATCCGGTGTAGAATGCCAGGTCATCACGGCAAGACCCTCGCGCGGCCCGAAGC CTGCCCTCGAAGGAGCTTTGCTGCAACAGAGTACTACCAATTTCAGTGGACCCACCGATGATCACCCGCTAGACACTCCCATGCTGGATGACCAGATCGACCTGTCTGGATGGCAATTGCCGGTGATGGATGACGAGTCTTCGTTGAACGGCGTGTACGCTGCGTCCAAGGCTAACAGTTCGTCGGGGACAATCATGACCAATGCCGGCTCTGGGGTGAACTCGATCTCTCCCCCGCACCGATCCTCAAGTATTCCCGTTGAACTGACAATGCCGGACGTTGGTTCACATATAAAGGGAATGGAGAATGTGGAGGACATATGTGAGCCTAAGATCTCAGATCTCATCCAGGCAGACTT GGACCAATTATATTTCGACCGGATCCATCATTTTATGCCCATTCAGCATCAGAGTTGCTACTTTTCCTGGCGCCGACAGCCAATCAAAACTGAGGCTCAGTCGTGCTTACAATATGCGATCTGGACACTTGGGGCTTCGGTATCTGCGCTGCATGAGAATATTGGACACTCGTTCTATCAATACGCGCGTCGCGGACTGGAGGCACTGGATTCCAAGAACATGAGTTTGGCTTCCACAGACCTGGAACAAGTCCAGGCATGGCTCCTGCTAGCCATCCATGAGTTTATGAGCGTCGACTTTCGCCGAGGGTGGATCAGCGCCGGAAGAGCATTCCGACTTATTCAGCTCAACTGGTTGCACGGTACAGACGGCTGGGATCTCACTCGAGCCCAGACGGACTGGATTGAGACGGAGCAAAAGAGACGTACCTTCTGGATGGCGTACTGCCTGGATCGCTTCATGAGTATGCGGACAGGATCGCCGCCAACTTTCAGCGAGAGG GTAGCCATCCGTCTTCCTTGTCCTGAAGCCAACTTTCAAAATGACCAGCCCATTTTGATGGGATTTCTTTCCGACGCCCTCGCCGCTGACACTTCCATCACATCCACTTTCACAGAGTGCATCGTCGTTGCAACGATCAGCGGCCGGGCGCTGTCCCATCGAAACCAGTGTCTAGCTGGGGATTTATATTTCAGTGCCGTCGATGATTTTTGGAATCGCCATCAATGGATCAACGCCATCCTAACACAACGCATGGAGGCCTTCTCAGCGAAATACCCCTTAGacatgcagcagcagaccgATCCCATGCTCCTCTTTATTAGTCTCATGTGGCGGACAATCATTCTACACCTTTACCAGACAATGGCTTGTGTAATCCCGTCACACGACGAGAAGAGGGATCTTGTCACGGAATATAAGAAGCGATCATCCGCAGCCGCGCAGGAAATTGTGGACTTGACAAACAAATTATCGCATTTGAACTCGTTGAAG GTGCACCCTCTAACGCCCATTCCTCTTTCGCTCTGTGTCGAGTTCTTGATCCTGTATCACAAGCCTGGAGACGTCTTTACGAAGCAACTTCAGGATATCACCGAGGCCATGCGGAATCTGAAGAGATTCAGTAACCTGGGCCAGGAAGTCTTGCAGCTCTTCGATGATCAGCTCCTTACTACTAGTCCCTTTCAATCTTCAACTGTTCATTAG
- a CDS encoding isopenicillin N synthase family dioxygenase (transcript_id=CADANIAT00003910) has protein sequence MGSVETIPTVDISAWLDPSSAEEDRQNVVNAMRHACTTYGFLSLVGHGVSLEEQKQAMDCAKLFFTLSEEEKMDVWIGKSKGRSFRGYEPPGIQVHQEGLLPDTKECFIIGHEVPEDHPDSGTFSTGPNLWPKSLPEDQFRIPIMKYQARMVQLVKVLLKILARGLPSEWNCPPDALDALAENEPSIPMRLLHYAPQPVRDERQFGVGDHTDFGCITILLQEMGTEGLEVWYPPTETWIPVPPQENAYVINIGDMIQKFTGGYYRSARHRVITFTEKHRYSVPFFLNGQLKLKCTALDGSGVETIVGEHIRGRLIETMGKTGEKLK, from the exons ATGGGCAGTGTCGAGACGATCCCAACCGTCGACATCAGCGCCTGGCTTGATCCGTCTTCAGCGGAGGAGGACCGCCAGAATGTCGTCAACGCGATGCGCCACGCATGTACTACTTACGGATTCCTGAGCCTCGTAGGCCATGGAGTCTCGCtagaagagcaaaagcagGCGATGGACTGCgcgaagctcttcttcaccctgtccgaggaggagaagatggacgTATGGATCGGTAAGAGTAAGGGGAGGTCGTTCCGCGGATATGAGCCTCCCGGCATCCAGGTCCACCAGGAAGGTCTCCTTCCAGATACCAAGGAG TGCTTCATTATCGGCCATGAGGTGCCCGAGGACCATCCTGACAGCGGTACGTTCTCCACGGGTCCCAATCTGTGGCCGAAGTCACTCCCGGAGGACCAGTTCCGGATCCCCATTATGAAATACCAAGCTCGCATGGTCCAGCTGGTGAAAGTGCTGCTCAAAATCCTTGCAAGGGGTTTACCCTCAGAGTGGAATTGCCCGCCGGACGCGCTGGACGCGCTGGCTGAGAACGAGCCCTCGATTCCTATGCGACTTCTGCATTACGCTCCTCAGCCAGTCAGAGACGAGAGACAGTTTGGTG TCGGCGATCACACTGATTTTGGATgcatcaccatcctcctaCAAGAAATGGGCACCGAGGGTCTAGAGGTCTGGTATCCACCCACGGAAACCTGGATTCCAGTCCCTCCACAGGAAAATGCCTATGTGATCAACATCGGCGACATGATCCAAAAGTTCACGGGTGGATACTACCGCAGCGCCCGTCATCGGGTGATCACCTTCACCGAGAAGCATAGGTACAGCGTCCCTTTTTTCCTCAATGGccagctgaagttgaagtGCACTGCACTTGACGGGTCGGGGGTGGAAACGATTGTCGGGGAGCATATTCGGGGACGACTTATTGAGACCATGGGGAAGACTGGTGAAAAGCTCAAATAA
- a CDS encoding protein dbaF (transcript_id=CADANIAT00003919), protein MKSVLASGALTLAFSLAALAADAFQASSWDSTHIIRRDVVIVGGGAAGTYAAIRLKDHGKSVVLVERRDRLGGHAVTYKDPNTGGSVDYGVQVYDNNTVVRDFFSRLNTPLADLSFASFGKPVYADFEEGMLLNLTAGTLGQDYINELNKYPYLDNGFELPDPVPEDLLLPWVEYIGKYNIDLSTAIATLARPAVTGNLLNILAIYVFNNLNHLLLHEMSGAVVVNANRDNSQLYRNAVSELQPDLLLRSRVVAGQRRTRKRDGVRLVVDTPTGRKLIIAKQLIVGMPPILDNMRTFGLDSHEHSVLSHIYGLPYYGGVVSDTGLAPGFSFKNYAANTSYNLAEIPSVVAFNPSSVDGLFYYWYNAPQPVSQRRIETEARDAIKTLQRLTNSTTQPEPKFLAFSDFAPYQLRVSAEAIRNGFYDDMYGLQGHRNTWYTGTLFVTGSSQVWNNTEVMLPEILAAVNSS, encoded by the coding sequence ATGAAGTCTGTCTTGGCCAGCGGCGCCCTCACATTAGCCTTTTCCTTGGCTGCATTGGCTGCCGACGCATTCCAGGCATCCTCCTGGGACTCGACCCATATAATCCGACGGGATGTAGTGATAGTCGGTGGCGGTGCAGCAGGCACCTACGCTGCCATTCGCCTCAAAGACCATGGAAAGTCTGTGGTCCTCGTGGAAAGGAGAGACAGACTTGGCGGCCATGCAGTCACCTACAAGGACCCCAACACCGGGGGCTCAGTTGACTACGGCGTGCAGGTCTATGACAACAACACCGTTGTGCGTGATTTCTTCAGCCGCTTGAATACTCCATTGGCCGATCTTTCTTTTGCGTCATTCGGGAAGCCGGTCTATGCAGATTTTGAAGAGGGCATGCTCCTGAACCTCACTGCCGGCACCCTGGGTCAGGATTATATTAATGAGCTCAACAAGTATCCATATTTGGATAATGGCTTTGAGCTTCCTGATCCCGTGCCGGAGGATTTGCTGCTTCCCTGGGTCGAATATATCGGAAAATATAATATCGATCTATCGACCGCCATCGCCACTCTTGCTCGGCCAGCAGTCACCGGGAATCTTCTCAACATTCTCGCGATCTACGTATTCAACAATCTCAACCATCTTCTGCTCCACGAAATGTCGGGGGCAGTCGTTGTCAATGCCAATCGCGACAACTCCCAGCTTTACCGCAACGCGGTGTCTGAACTGCAGCccgatctccttctcaggTCCAGAGTGGTCGCCGGGCAGCGGAGGACCAGAAAGCGCGACGGCGTGCGACTCGTTGTTGACACTCCAACAGGTCGCAAGCTTATCATCGCCAAGCAATTGATTGTTGGGATGCCCCCTATCCTAGACAACATGAGGACCTTCGGCCTCGACTCGCACGAGCACAGCGTCCTCTCACACATTTACGGCTTGCCGTACTATGGTGGCGTGGTGAGCGACACTGGCCTCGCCCCAGGATTTAGCTTCAAGAACTACGCTGCCAACACCTCCTACAATCTTGCTGAGATCCCTAGCGTGGTTGCTTTCAATCCTTCCTCGGTTGATGGTCTCTTCTACTACTGGTACAATGCTCCCCAACCCGTTTCGCAGCGACGCATCGAGACCGAAGCCAGGGATGCAATTAAGACACTTCAGAGACTCACCAATAGTACCACCCAACCGGAGCCGAAATTCCTAGCGTTTTCAGACTTTGCGCCCTACCAGTTGCGGGTCTCTGCCGAGGCTATTCGGAATGGCTTCTACGACGATATGTATGGTCTACAAGGTCACCGGAACACCTGGTATACCGGAACGCTCTTCGTTACCGGTTCTAGTCAGGTGTGGAACAATACGGAGGTGATGCTGCCTGAGATTCTAGCAGCTGTAAATTCTAGCTAG
- a CDS encoding protein cipB (transcript_id=CADANIAT00003912): MSHCLRSSFISILSRPDFRFSVHRKPFLRSISTTSVRMAANINNAAAWLTEAKAHPFQVKEAPSYTPEENEILVKNHAVAINPVDGSLQSKAWWPMNYPTILGQDVAGEVVQVGPNVARFQPGDRVVGHAVGMATKRLQDNAFQAYTILQTNMASQLPSEISYEDAAVLPLGLSTAASGLFQDDVGSNAIQLGVAAGYEVFTTASPKNFDYVKELGASQVFDYHSATVAQDLVAALQGKTVAGAMDCIGFAATPLTVEVVSKSQGVKFVSTVKGGFQAPEGVTVKSVFGTTIKDNQVGKAIYEDYLPKALKAGSFIPAPVALVAGKGLESVQAAVDLQAQGTSAQKVVVSL; encoded by the exons ATGAGCCATTGCCTCCGTTCATCCTTCATATCAATCTTATCACGGCCTGATTTCAGATTTTCAGTCCATCGCAAGCCTTTTCTTCGCAGCATCTCGACCACCTCCGTCAGAATGGCcgccaacatcaacaacgccGCCGCCTGGCTGACTGAAGCCAAGGCGCACCCTTTCCAAGTTAAGGAGGCGCCCTCTTACACGCCTGAGGAGAACGAGATCCTGGTTAAGAACCATGCTGTGGCCATTAACCCAGTCGACGGCAGCCTGCAATCCAAGGCCTGGTGGCCTATGAACTATCCGACCATTCTGGGCCAGGATGTCGCCGGCGAGGTCGTGCAGGTCGGCCCAAATGTCGCCCGCTTCCAGCCGGGCGACCGCGTGGTTGGCCATGCCGTGGGCATGGCTACCAAGCGCCTTCAAGATAATGCCTTCCAAGCCTACACTATTCTCCAGACAAACATGGCCAGCCAGCTCCCCAGCGAGATCTCCTACGAAGACGCGGCCGTGCTGCCTCTGGGCCTCTCCACTGCCGCCTCGGGTCTTTTTCAGGACGA CGTGGGCAGCAACGCCATTCAGCTCGGCGTTGCCGCTGGGTATGAGGTGTTCACGACCGCCTCGCCCAAGAACTTTGACTACGTCAAGGAACTCGGCGCCAGCCAAGTCTTCGACTACCACAGTGCGACAGTTGCACAGGATCTCGTGGCGGCGCTTCAGGGCAAGACCGTCGCCGGCGCGATGGATTGCATCGGGTTCGCCGCCACCCCGCTTACAGTCGAGGTGGTCTCCAAGTCCCAGGGGGTCAAGTTTGTGTCCACGGTCAAGGGTGGGTTCCAGGCCCCTGAGGGCGTGACGGTCAAGAGCGTCTTCGGTACTACGATCAAGGATAATCAGGTGGGCAAGGCAATCTACGAGGACTACCTACCCAAGGCCCTCAAGGCTGGATCGTTCATCCCTGCCCCTGTCGCCCTCGTGGCTGGGAAGGGATTAGAGAGTGTCCAGGCCGCGGTCGATCTGCAGGCGCAGGGAACTTCAGCCCAGAAGGTGGTGGTTTCTTTGTGA
- a CDS encoding protein dbaB (transcript_id=CADANIAT00003915): MTRTSPTLPVIILGAGMVGLTLAQALKKAGIPYEVYERDSAADTEKGRGWALTVHWALNALEECLPAELFNRLEEIQVDPTLDDSRRFCFLDLSTAIPKYVIPPSKRLRVNRRLLGNLLGEGLDINYNKTLSSFHVSPETPDSVTVTFTDGTSTTGCLLVGTDGRNSKTRRLLLGEEAGALNPLPVRSIGTTITMTPEQFAPIREIDPLLFQGSHPETGVYMWFSLVSSPTINGSKDTPNPFYEGQLIQSWLYKSEKDAVPETDADRLALFKNNAQHFQRRLREAIETLPEDSKVLHIKLVDWVPVDWDNRGGRVTLAGDAAHAMTSYRGEAFNHGVADAAMLSRNIIAAWTNPGMTGGIADAPDSPIVSKRAKIAREARDARARAKLSEIAV, encoded by the exons ATGACACGCACCTCACCCACTCTCCCCGTGATTATCCTCGGCGCGGGTATGGTCGGCCTCACCCTCGCTCAAGCCCTAAAGAAAGCCGGAATTCCCTACGAAGTCTACGAGCGAGACAGCGCTGCCGACACTGAAAAGGGTCGTGGATGGGCATTGACGGTCCACTGGGCCTTGAACGCGCTGGAAGAATGTCTGCCCGCAGAATTATTCAACAGACTAGAAGAGATTCAAGTCGACCCTACACTCGACGACTCGCGCCGGTTCTGTTTCCTCGACCTCTCAACTGCGATCCCCAAGTATGTCATTCCACCTAGTAAGCGCCTTCGTGTGAACCGCAGACTCCTGGGCAATCTCCTCGGAGAGGGACTGGACATCAACTACAATAAAaccctctcttcctttcacgTCTCCCCCGAGACTCCCGACTCGGTAACAGTCACCTTTACGGACGGCACATCAACGACCGGCTGTCTCCTCGTCGGCACTGATGGTCGAAACAGCAAGACTCGCCGTCTCCTCCTTGGCGAAGAGGCCGGCGCCCTGAACCCGCTTCCCGTCCGCAGCATCggcaccaccatcaccatgaCACCAGAGCAATTCGCGCCCATCCGCGAGATTGATCCGCTTCTCTTTCAGGGATCGCATCCCGAAACGGGAGTGTACATGTGGTTCTCCCTCGTCTCTAGCCCAACCATAAACGGAAGCAAAGACACCCCGAACCCGTTCTACGAGGGCCAGCTCATCCAGTCGTGGCTGTATAAATCCGAAAAAGACGCAGTGCCCGAGACAGATGCGGACAGATTGGCGTTGTTTAAGAATAACGCGCAGCATTTTCAAAGGCGGCTTCGAGAGGCTATCGAAACCCTCCCAGAGGATAGCAAGGTGCTGCATATTAAATTAGTGGATTGGGTGCCTGTTGACTGGGATAACCGGGGCGGCCGTGTGACGCTAGCTGGGGATGCTGCGCATGCGATGACTTCTTACCGTGGGGAAGCGTTCAATCATGGCGTGGCGGATGCGGCGATGCTATCGAGGAATATCATCGCGGCATGGACGAATCCTGGGATGACGGGTGGAATCGCGGACGCA CCTGATAGTCCGATAGTGAGCAAGAGGGCGAAGATTGCTCGGGAGGCGAGAGACGCGAGAGCAAGGGCAAAATTGTCGGAGATTGCAGTCTAG
- a CDS encoding YciI family protein (transcript_id=CADANIAT00003911) encodes MSEQNDWLVRLPDHPNVLATRIENRPLHLSHNKPHFESGKIAFGGPIYSSQPKDLEDSFKKIIGSIHLCKAATEEEVWDMVRDDPYAKLGVWNLDEVVITPMKVFVSQPL; translated from the coding sequence ATGTCTGAACAAAATGACTGGCTGGTCCGCCTCCCCGATCACCCCAATGTGCTCGCAACCCGCATCGAGAACCGCCCTCTCCACCTAAGCCATAACAAGCCGCATTTCGAGTCGGGAAAAATCGCATTTGGCGGGCCCATCTACTCTTCACAGCCGAAGGACCTCGAAGACAGTTTCAAGAAGATCATAGGAAGCATCCATCTGTGCAAGGCcgcgacggaggaggaggtctGGGATATGGTTCGGGATGATCCGTATGCGAAACTGGGCGTGTGGAACTTGGACGAGGTGGTCATTACTCCGATGAAAGTGTTTGTGAGCCAACCTTTGTAA
- a CDS encoding uncharacterized protein (transcript_id=CADANIAT00003916): MAQLYDWLVETPANAEDLESRINTRPAHLEHNKPLIEAGTLVWGGPSLAAHPKAAGEDLAIVGSVMCIRAGSEEEVREMIRNDPYAKLGQVSIRMSVK; the protein is encoded by the exons ATGGCCCAACTCTACGACTGGCTCGTTGAAACCCCGGCCAACGCGGAAGACCTTGAGAGTCGGATCAACACCCGACCCGCACACCTGGAACATAACAAGCCTCTCATTGAAGCCGGAACCCTCGTCTGGGGCGGTCCTTCCCTGGCTGCGCACCCAAAGGCCGCTGGAGAGGACCTTGCAATTGTTGGGAGCGTGATGTGTATTCGCGCTGgaagtgaagaagaagtgcGCGAGATGATTCGCAATGATCCCTATGCGAAG CTTGGGCAGGTATCAATAAGAATGTCCGTGAAATGA